In Halococcus hamelinensis 100A6, a single genomic region encodes these proteins:
- a CDS encoding APC family permease: protein MSKTSKSGLSKALSTPEMLILGLGAMIGWGWIILTGTWVNDAGAMGAIAAFVLGTVLVSVIAVVYGELASAMPFVGGEHAYSLRALGPVGSFVCTWAIIFGYVTVVAFEAVALPSAFSYLIPGFNTLPLWTVAGETVYGSWVLVGLLGMLLVTYLNYRGIRFAAQFQIVLTVVIALAGIVLLIGGVTNGEPSPDPAFIGGAAGVFSVVLAIPFMFVGFDVIPQLAEEADMSPRMVGRIITVAVLLAAVFYIAVIWGAGRALPGAALAESPLPAAAALSALYDSVLVGRIMALAGIAGILTSWNAMVIGASRAMFALADSGMLPESLSSLHPEYNTPTKAILLVGGISGLAPFFGEGMLNWAVNAGGLGIVVAWFLVTVSFLLLRYREPAMERPYKVPAGKAVGVFALVLSAFFVYLYLPTGASALVWPYEWAIVFMWGLLGVVLYAVSTGESRDTAEDVSDL from the coding sequence ATGTCTAAGACAAGCAAGAGTGGTCTAAGCAAGGCGTTATCCACACCAGAGATGCTAATACTGGGGCTTGGAGCGATGATCGGATGGGGATGGATTATTTTGACTGGGACGTGGGTCAACGATGCTGGGGCAATGGGTGCAATCGCTGCATTCGTGCTTGGGACAGTGCTTGTCAGTGTAATCGCTGTCGTATATGGAGAACTAGCCTCAGCAATGCCATTCGTTGGTGGAGAACATGCGTACAGTCTTCGGGCCCTCGGTCCAGTAGGTTCGTTCGTATGTACGTGGGCGATCATATTCGGTTACGTAACTGTAGTAGCTTTTGAGGCAGTTGCCCTCCCCTCGGCATTCTCCTATCTCATTCCTGGTTTCAACACGCTACCACTTTGGACCGTTGCAGGTGAGACTGTCTACGGTAGTTGGGTTCTTGTCGGCCTACTGGGAATGCTGCTAGTTACATATCTGAACTATCGCGGCATCCGCTTTGCAGCGCAGTTCCAGATAGTGTTGACAGTCGTGATTGCGCTCGCTGGCATTGTTCTTCTCATTGGCGGGGTCACTAACGGGGAACCGTCACCGGACCCAGCTTTCATTGGAGGAGCAGCGGGCGTGTTCTCGGTCGTGCTTGCGATACCCTTCATGTTTGTTGGATTCGATGTGATTCCACAGCTCGCCGAGGAAGCAGATATGTCGCCGCGCATGGTCGGCCGAATTATTACGGTTGCTGTGCTACTAGCTGCGGTATTTTACATCGCGGTCATTTGGGGGGCCGGCAGAGCACTGCCAGGAGCAGCACTTGCAGAGAGCCCACTTCCAGCAGCAGCAGCGCTCTCGGCACTTTACGATAGTGTTCTCGTTGGGCGGATTATGGCCTTAGCCGGCATCGCTGGCATCTTGACCAGTTGGAATGCGATGGTTATTGGTGCAAGCCGAGCGATGTTTGCCCTCGCTGATTCCGGAATGCTACCCGAATCCCTCTCTTCGCTTCATCCTGAGTATAACACACCGACAAAGGCGATTCTACTCGTCGGAGGGATTTCAGGACTAGCACCGTTCTTCGGCGAGGGAATGCTCAATTGGGCGGTGAATGCAGGTGGACTCGGTATTGTCGTCGCATGGTTCTTAGTTACTGTCTCCTTCCTCCTTCTTCGGTATCGAGAGCCAGCGATGGAGCGCCCGTACAAAGTGCCTGCTGGGAAAGCTGTTGGAGTCTTCGCGCTTGTCCTCAGTGCATTCTTCGTTTATCTATATCTACCAACCGGCGCTTCAGCATTGGTATGGCCGTACGAGTGGGCAATCGTGTTTATGTGGGGACTGTTAGGAGTCGTTCTGTATGCCGTCTCTACTGGCGAGTCACGTGACACCGCTGAAGATGTAAGCGATTTGTAG
- a CDS encoding 5-oxoprolinase subunit B family protein — protein sequence MSVDQITPVELPEPRYEYGGDDHVFVELAEEMSFTANFKAMAITQQVAERDIDGIVENCPSNASYMLRIDPDVIHPDDVIAELKSIETDVSVEDYSWESRIIDVPVLFEDPWTHETVMNFRERHQDPDATDLEYSAELNGYNDVDSFIDAFVGAPHMVTMVGFVPGLPWCFQMVPREQQLEVPKYVEPRTQTPSRAVGFGGAFSVIYPVEGAGGYQLYGRTPVEVLDVDQALPNFEESMVLPNPGDIIRYRRINRDEYDEIRAAIEDGTYEFEMADVTFSPEEFFEAPADYNTRLVEGLE from the coding sequence ATGTCGGTTGATCAGATAACGCCTGTCGAGTTACCAGAGCCGCGATACGAGTACGGTGGCGACGACCACGTATTCGTGGAACTTGCTGAGGAGATGAGCTTCACAGCGAATTTCAAGGCGATGGCGATCACACAGCAGGTTGCCGAACGCGACATCGATGGCATCGTCGAGAACTGCCCATCGAACGCTTCGTACATGCTCCGAATCGATCCGGATGTTATCCACCCAGACGACGTCATCGCGGAGCTCAAATCCATCGAAACGGATGTCAGCGTCGAGGACTATAGCTGGGAGTCACGCATCATCGATGTCCCCGTCCTCTTCGAGGACCCTTGGACGCATGAGACGGTTATGAATTTCCGCGAGCGCCATCAAGACCCGGACGCAACCGACCTTGAGTACTCCGCGGAACTCAATGGCTACAACGACGTCGACTCGTTCATTGACGCATTCGTCGGGGCACCACACATGGTAACGATGGTTGGGTTCGTTCCAGGTCTCCCGTGGTGTTTCCAGATGGTTCCACGAGAACAGCAACTGGAGGTTCCAAAGTATGTCGAACCACGAACACAGACACCAAGTCGTGCCGTCGGCTTTGGCGGCGCATTCTCCGTTATCTACCCGGTTGAGGGTGCGGGTGGGTACCAGCTATACGGTCGGACACCAGTCGAAGTCCTTGATGTTGACCAAGCACTCCCGAACTTCGAGGAGTCGATGGTGCTTCCGAACCCCGGTGACATCATTCGGTACCGACGGATCAACCGTGACGAGTACGACGAGATCCGAGCCGCCATCGAAGACGGGACGTATGAGTTCGAGATGGCCGACGTGACGTTCTCACCGGAGGAGTTCTTCGAAGCGCCAGCTGATTACAACACGCGGTTAGTGGAGGGGTTAGAGTGA
- a CDS encoding 5-oxoprolinase subunit C family protein, with protein sequence MIEIRNGGVASTIQDTGRSGHYHIGMPPSGAMDPYAHTVANALVGNKKEAATVEMTYQGITAVFNEDTVVAVTGADVSPTVDGDPVGMWEAVAVEAGDELDMGFATSGARAYLAVAGGIDVPEIMGSQSTYTLVGIGGHEGRTLESGDELPVGTPSDGLADLKDRALPHEMVPEYADEETVRIILGLTDYRLTDESREALCTEEWTVTPEADRVGYRLDGPDIEFVEREQPFGAGPDPSNVVDLGYPVGSIQVPQKPIVLMQDAVTGGGYATVGTVISPDRGVLAQRQTHDSVYFESVDVEEALDARDTAATYLEEATDAIRD encoded by the coding sequence GTGATCGAGATCCGAAACGGCGGCGTAGCGAGCACGATACAGGACACAGGCCGCAGCGGCCATTACCACATTGGAATGCCGCCATCAGGCGCAATGGACCCTTATGCGCATACGGTCGCGAACGCCCTCGTTGGCAATAAGAAGGAAGCGGCAACTGTCGAGATGACCTATCAAGGCATCACAGCCGTATTCAACGAGGATACGGTCGTGGCTGTGACAGGGGCAGACGTCTCCCCTACGGTCGACGGTGACCCGGTCGGTATGTGGGAGGCGGTCGCCGTTGAGGCCGGCGACGAACTCGACATGGGGTTCGCTACGAGCGGTGCGCGGGCCTACCTCGCAGTTGCGGGCGGTATCGACGTTCCAGAGATCATGGGCAGCCAGTCGACCTACACGCTCGTCGGCATTGGGGGCCACGAGGGGCGTACACTAGAGTCGGGTGACGAACTTCCTGTCGGGACGCCATCCGATGGTCTGGCGGACCTCAAGGACCGTGCACTCCCTCATGAGATGGTACCTGAGTACGCCGATGAGGAGACGGTCCGGATCATCCTCGGGTTGACGGACTACCGACTGACAGACGAGAGCCGTGAGGCGCTTTGTACGGAGGAGTGGACGGTCACCCCGGAGGCCGACCGCGTCGGCTATCGACTTGATGGCCCGGACATCGAGTTCGTGGAGCGCGAGCAACCATTTGGGGCGGGCCCGGATCCATCAAACGTCGTCGACCTTGGCTACCCAGTCGGATCGATACAGGTCCCCCAGAAACCGATCGTGCTTATGCAGGACGCGGTCACGGGCGGTGGGTATGCAACGGTCGGGACCGTGATTAGCCCAGATCGTGGCGTGCTCGCACAACGACAGACACACGATTCAGTCTATTTCGAATCCGTTGACGTTGAGGAGGCACTCGACGCACGGGACACCGCAGCCACGTATCTCGAGGAAGCGACAGATGCGATCCGAGACTAG
- a CDS encoding acetyl-CoA carboxylase, producing MSNETTINAPMPGIFYRQSDPDDPPFAEEGDTVEEGDVIGLVEVMKNYHEIQADSAGTVTAFLVENEGEITADQPIAELE from the coding sequence ATGTCAAACGAAACCACAATAAACGCGCCGATGCCGGGGATATTCTACCGACAATCGGACCCGGATGATCCGCCATTCGCCGAGGAGGGCGACACCGTTGAGGAGGGCGATGTGATCGGTCTCGTCGAAGTCATGAAGAACTACCACGAGATCCAGGCGGACAGTGCGGGAACCGTCACAGCGTTCCTTGTGGAGAACGAAGGGGAAATCACGGCCGACCAACCTATTGCTGAGCTAGAGTAG
- a CDS encoding LamB/YcsF family protein, with the protein MVEIDINCDMGESFGNWEMGHDVDVMPYITSANIAAGYHAADPHVMRETVALAAEHDVGIGVHPGLPDKMGFGRRAMDATPDEVRDYVTYQLGALTAFAEQQGTSVQHVKPHGAMYSMLSADSELARAVMEGVLAVDEDLVYLATDMNIYEVAQDMEGLRTVFEGYVDLDYRPDRSLIVEQSVENKDPETVADRFVSIATEGVVEAANGEEIEVPADSICIHGDNPHAVDLLDAIHDRIEEYDLDLVSLDRIA; encoded by the coding sequence ATGGTAGAGATCGATATAAACTGTGATATGGGTGAGAGCTTCGGAAACTGGGAGATGGGACACGATGTGGATGTCATGCCCTACATCACGTCAGCGAACATCGCGGCCGGCTACCACGCGGCCGACCCACACGTAATGCGTGAGACGGTTGCCCTCGCAGCCGAACACGATGTCGGAATCGGTGTCCACCCAGGTCTCCCGGATAAAATGGGATTTGGTCGTCGTGCCATGGATGCAACTCCCGACGAGGTCCGCGATTATGTCACCTACCAGCTCGGTGCTCTCACCGCGTTCGCCGAACAACAGGGGACGAGCGTCCAACACGTCAAGCCCCACGGAGCGATGTACTCAATGCTTTCCGCGGACTCGGAACTCGCTCGGGCCGTCATGGAGGGTGTTCTCGCCGTCGATGAAGACCTCGTCTACCTCGCGACGGATATGAACATCTACGAGGTCGCCCAGGATATGGAGGGGCTTCGGACCGTTTTCGAGGGATACGTCGACCTCGACTACCGCCCGGATCGCTCGCTCATCGTCGAACAGTCCGTCGAGAACAAAGACCCCGAGACCGTCGCCGATCGTTTTGTCTCCATCGCAACCGAAGGCGTCGTTGAGGCGGCAAATGGCGAGGAAATCGAAGTACCTGCAGACAGCATCTGCATCCACGGTGATAACCCACACGCCGTCGACCTCCTTGACGCAATCCATGACCGCATCGAAGAATACGATCTCGACCTCGTTTCCCTCGACCGAATCGCCTGA
- a CDS encoding acetyl-CoA carboxylase biotin carboxylase subunit, producing MFDRVLVANRGEIAIRIMKACQELDIETVAVYSDADENAKHVRFADEAKHIGASKAKESYLDQEALLNAGLDADADAIHPGYGFLVESEEFAAYVEKSACTWVGPPSEVMGAFGEKTRARDIMTNADVPVVPGTTKAVTDAEEVHAFGNERGYPVAIKAAGGGGGRGFRIVEEPEEAESQLRDASREADAYFDDPDVYLERFLEDPKHIEVQILADEHGNVRHFGERDCSIQRRQQKLVEESPSPVLDEETREEICDAACRGAAAADYVNAGTVEFLYEDDEFYFIETNARIQVEHPVTELRTGVDLVKWQLRIAAGEELDFAQEDVDTHAAAMEFRINAEDPENDFTPLPGTLSTYDPPRGIGIRVDDGVDEDDTIAPFYDSMFAKFVVYGEDREEVLARARRVLDEATIEGIPTTIPFHRDLLEDDVFLENRHTTKYVDRMRDNDET from the coding sequence ATGTTTGACAGAGTGCTAGTCGCAAACCGCGGCGAGATAGCCATCCGCATCATGAAGGCCTGTCAGGAACTCGATATTGAGACGGTCGCCGTGTACAGCGATGCCGACGAGAATGCGAAGCACGTCCGGTTCGCAGACGAAGCCAAACATATCGGGGCATCGAAGGCCAAAGAGAGCTACCTCGACCAAGAGGCACTCCTCAACGCCGGACTAGACGCTGACGCGGATGCCATTCACCCTGGATACGGATTCCTCGTAGAGAGTGAGGAGTTCGCTGCCTACGTGGAAAAGAGCGCTTGCACATGGGTCGGTCCGCCAAGCGAGGTGATGGGGGCATTCGGCGAGAAGACGCGAGCACGTGATATCATGACGAACGCGGATGTACCCGTCGTTCCAGGGACCACCAAGGCAGTCACAGACGCTGAAGAGGTGCACGCGTTCGGCAACGAGCGTGGCTACCCAGTCGCGATCAAGGCGGCTGGCGGTGGCGGCGGTCGTGGGTTCCGCATTGTAGAGGAACCCGAGGAAGCCGAGTCGCAGCTTCGGGACGCGAGTCGAGAGGCAGACGCGTACTTTGACGATCCCGACGTCTACCTTGAGCGGTTCCTCGAGGACCCGAAGCACATCGAGGTCCAGATCCTCGCGGACGAACATGGGAACGTCCGCCACTTCGGCGAGCGCGATTGTAGTATCCAGCGCCGACAACAGAAACTCGTCGAGGAGTCCCCATCGCCAGTACTCGACGAAGAGACGCGAGAGGAGATCTGTGACGCTGCTTGCCGGGGTGCGGCGGCCGCGGACTACGTGAACGCGGGAACCGTTGAGTTCCTCTATGAAGATGACGAGTTCTACTTCATCGAGACGAACGCTCGTATTCAGGTCGAACACCCAGTGACAGAACTTCGGACGGGCGTCGACCTCGTGAAATGGCAGTTACGCATCGCGGCAGGCGAGGAACTCGACTTCGCTCAGGAGGACGTCGACACTCACGCGGCCGCAATGGAGTTCCGAATCAACGCAGAGGACCCCGAAAACGACTTTACGCCGCTCCCGGGGACGCTATCAACATACGACCCCCCACGTGGCATCGGCATTCGAGTCGACGACGGCGTTGATGAGGACGACACAATCGCCCCGTTCTATGACTCGATGTTCGCGAAATTCGTCGTCTACGGTGAGGACCGAGAGGAGGTGTTAGCGCGGGCGCGCCGGGTACTCGACGAAGCGACAATCGAGGGCATCCCAACCACAATTCCGTTTCATCGCGATCTTCTCGAAGACGATGTATTCCTCGAGAACCGCCATACGACGAAGTACGTCGATAGAATGCGCGACAACGACGAAACCTAA
- a CDS encoding aspartate aminotransferase family protein: MSESNPNEAVTAAYDEYLMPIWKELDVPIERADGCTLVDFEGNEYLDAFAGISVTNVGHRNEAVVDAAKAQLDEFVHGCSYVHPNKPAADLAERIAEITPGDLQKTFFCNSGTEAVEGAVKLARKYTGSKEVVALEMGFHGRTLGSLSLTGNKSYKKEMGPTLNDVSHAAPPYGYRCSMCEGAECDTSCAADIERVISSHTSGDIAAIVVEPVMGEAGIVVPPKEWLARVQEIAHDHGALLVADEVQAGYGRTGAMFASEHYDVVPDIIPQAKGIANGLPLGAFTASAEVADAFEAGDHLSTFGGNPVACAAALATIDQLEDGIIENARTEGEWLRSEFDSIEEDYDPIGEIRGRGLMWGVEFVDQSEMGPQNVAPAPDTALATAVSDHLREESGVIVGVGGFHKNVLRLQPPLTIERDQLRRVLSGLRDALDAVA; the protein is encoded by the coding sequence ATGTCGGAATCAAATCCGAACGAAGCTGTCACAGCGGCGTATGACGAGTACCTCATGCCGATTTGGAAGGAGCTTGACGTGCCTATCGAGCGCGCTGACGGGTGCACCCTCGTGGACTTCGAGGGTAATGAGTACCTTGACGCGTTCGCTGGGATCTCCGTGACAAACGTCGGTCACCGGAACGAGGCAGTTGTCGATGCCGCCAAGGCGCAACTTGATGAGTTCGTTCACGGATGCAGCTATGTCCACCCGAATAAACCTGCCGCAGACCTCGCTGAGCGGATCGCCGAGATAACGCCCGGTGACCTGCAGAAAACGTTCTTCTGTAATTCTGGAACGGAAGCCGTCGAGGGTGCCGTCAAGCTCGCACGCAAGTACACCGGATCGAAAGAGGTAGTCGCCCTCGAGATGGGGTTTCACGGCCGCACGCTCGGCTCACTGTCACTGACCGGGAATAAGTCCTACAAGAAGGAGATGGGACCGACGCTCAACGACGTTTCGCATGCCGCACCGCCCTACGGCTACCGGTGTTCGATGTGTGAGGGTGCTGAGTGTGACACCTCATGCGCGGCTGACATCGAGCGCGTCATCAGCTCCCACACGAGTGGTGACATCGCAGCTATCGTCGTCGAACCGGTGATGGGTGAAGCTGGAATCGTCGTTCCACCGAAAGAGTGGCTCGCCCGTGTCCAAGAGATTGCACACGACCACGGTGCCCTCCTCGTCGCCGATGAGGTGCAGGCGGGTTACGGACGGACAGGTGCGATGTTCGCGAGCGAACACTACGACGTCGTGCCGGATATCATTCCGCAGGCAAAGGGTATCGCAAATGGTCTCCCGCTCGGTGCATTCACTGCTTCAGCGGAGGTCGCGGACGCCTTCGAGGCAGGTGATCACCTCTCCACGTTCGGCGGGAACCCAGTTGCGTGTGCAGCAGCACTCGCGACGATTGACCAACTTGAGGACGGGATCATCGAAAACGCGCGGACGGAAGGAGAGTGGCTCCGCTCCGAATTCGACTCGATCGAGGAAGACTACGACCCTATCGGGGAAATCCGTGGCCGCGGGCTGATGTGGGGGGTCGAATTCGTCGACCAGTCTGAGATGGGCCCGCAGAACGTCGCACCTGCGCCAGACACCGCGCTCGCGACGGCTGTGAGTGACCACCTTCGAGAGGAATCCGGCGTGATTGTCGGTGTCGGTGGCTTCCACAAGAACGTCCTCCGTCTTCAGCCGCCTCTGACGATCGAACGCGACCAACTGCGTCGCGTGCTGTCTGGCCTCCGCGACGCGCTCGACGCCGTCGCGTAA
- a CDS encoding Lrp/AsnC family transcriptional regulator: MDERDLVILQAAVDLGTGSPDEIATQTDIPKSTVHYRLNKLKERGVVSNDLLNLDLAELGLDITIVTEVIADYGPQYHEEVGQALTEIEGVNQVYFTMGDTDFVVIAHLSEREMVQRLIADYEAIEEVERTSSQFVVETLKDEPNPINDFELDTLVDSLLK, encoded by the coding sequence ATGGACGAACGTGACCTCGTAATCCTCCAAGCGGCGGTCGACCTCGGAACCGGGAGTCCGGATGAAATCGCGACGCAGACGGATATCCCCAAGTCGACCGTGCACTATCGACTCAACAAGCTCAAAGAACGCGGTGTCGTGAGTAACGACCTCCTCAATCTGGACCTAGCCGAGCTCGGCCTCGACATCACCATCGTCACAGAGGTGATTGCCGACTATGGTCCGCAGTACCACGAGGAAGTCGGGCAGGCGCTCACCGAGATCGAAGGCGTGAATCAAGTCTACTTCACGATGGGTGATACCGACTTCGTCGTCATTGCGCACCTCTCTGAGCGCGAGATGGTCCAACGGCTCATCGCGGACTACGAAGCCATCGAGGAAGTCGAGCGAACGAGTTCTCAGTTCGTTGTCGAGACTCTCAAGGACGAACCCAATCCGATCAACGACTTCGAACTGGACACGCTCGTCGACTCCCTGCTCAAATAG
- a CDS encoding IclR family transcriptional regulator, with protein MTNAHTQKTVSAVETSFEILDILAKIEPAGVSEITEEIQMSTSTVFSHVSTLVQEGYVIKNDTKYVRSLRFLEAAGTVRQRCEATQHLREHVIELASETGEIAGAATEERGQRVILYRSAGEMAAGDKLPIGAHSNLHWTSLGKALLAHLPPERRSEIVAQHGLPRGTGNTFTERDALGEELERIRQQGYAVDDEEHLSGVRGIAVPIFDSQENVIASLGLTGPRSRFDPSHLTSLLRHLERAKNESEVRIQYYA; from the coding sequence ATGACAAACGCTCACACGCAGAAGACGGTCAGCGCGGTTGAAACCTCGTTTGAGATACTGGACATCCTTGCGAAAATCGAACCAGCGGGCGTTTCCGAAATCACCGAAGAGATACAGATGTCTACAAGTACTGTGTTTTCACACGTCAGTACGCTTGTGCAGGAGGGGTACGTTATAAAAAACGATACTAAGTACGTACGCTCGCTCCGTTTTTTGGAGGCTGCCGGAACGGTTAGACAGCGTTGTGAGGCCACACAACATCTCCGAGAACACGTCATCGAGCTCGCCTCGGAGACGGGTGAGATAGCTGGGGCTGCCACCGAAGAGCGCGGACAGAGAGTCATTCTCTACCGGAGTGCCGGCGAGATGGCGGCTGGCGATAAGCTCCCAATCGGTGCACATAGCAACCTCCACTGGACATCACTCGGGAAAGCCCTTCTTGCTCACCTCCCTCCCGAAAGACGTTCCGAAATCGTGGCTCAGCATGGTCTCCCTCGGGGGACCGGTAACACCTTCACTGAGCGAGACGCGCTCGGAGAAGAACTCGAGCGGATCCGTCAGCAGGGGTATGCAGTTGATGATGAAGAACATCTATCAGGAGTGCGGGGTATAGCCGTTCCAATTTTCGACTCTCAGGAGAACGTTATTGCCTCGCTTGGATTGACGGGCCCTCGAAGTCGATTCGACCCGTCTCATCTTACTAGCTTACTTCGACATCTGGAACGCGCGAAAAACGAGTCAGAAGTCCGTATTCAATACTATGCGTAG
- a CDS encoding GntP family permease yields the protein MVFADAPLVVFVVGLAVAILLLVRLKLPAFLGLIISTFVVGLISPQIPYGDVASEAATAFGDTLASVGIPILMAAIIGKTMLESGAAERIIRAFTALTGEEHGEYALFGSGFVLAIPVFFANVFYLLAPLARSMRARVGHSYTLFIVVICAAAATTHVFVPPTPGPLAVAGEINANLGTTILVGLMIGAPTATLSGLVYGKFISRRVDIPLRDAMGTTTEEVEEISQQSADLLPGVFEASLPILLAIVLVGAQTVTSTFFSSGPVVSLFSVLGDPNFALTVAAMVSATTFYRIKSLDREAWSDELTDALKEGGNIAAIVAAGGAFGGMLAAAGVGEYIAGALQEVGLGLLITAWIIAAAVRIAQGSATVAMLTTAGIVAPLTGQLTVNPAYLVMVIGAGGNILSWYNDGGFWIITEIGGLTQAETLKTWTVVTTLISIFGLVFTLAFSQVLPLT from the coding sequence ATGGTGTTCGCCGATGCTCCATTGGTGGTGTTCGTCGTCGGACTAGCAGTAGCGATATTGCTGCTGGTCCGTCTCAAATTACCAGCGTTTCTCGGGCTGATCATCTCGACATTTGTTGTTGGGTTGATCTCGCCACAGATCCCGTACGGTGATGTCGCATCCGAGGCAGCGACGGCATTCGGGGACACCCTTGCATCCGTTGGCATACCGATTCTAATGGCCGCGATAATCGGGAAAACGATGCTCGAAAGCGGTGCTGCAGAACGGATCATTCGTGCATTCACTGCACTCACTGGCGAAGAGCATGGCGAGTACGCCCTCTTCGGGAGTGGATTCGTGCTGGCTATTCCCGTGTTTTTCGCCAATGTGTTCTATCTGCTTGCCCCACTTGCACGCTCGATGCGAGCGCGGGTTGGACATAGCTACACGTTGTTCATCGTCGTCATCTGTGCGGCAGCTGCAACGACACACGTCTTCGTGCCGCCAACGCCGGGTCCACTCGCGGTCGCGGGTGAAATCAATGCGAATCTCGGGACGACGATTCTCGTCGGTTTGATGATCGGTGCTCCGACAGCCACCCTCTCAGGGCTCGTCTATGGGAAATTCATCTCCAGGCGTGTAGACATCCCACTGCGTGATGCAATGGGAACGACAACGGAGGAGGTAGAGGAGATCTCCCAGCAGTCTGCAGACCTACTACCTGGCGTATTCGAAGCTTCACTGCCGATTTTGCTCGCGATCGTTCTCGTTGGTGCACAAACGGTAACGAGTACGTTCTTCTCGTCCGGACCAGTCGTGTCGCTTTTTTCGGTTCTTGGCGATCCGAATTTCGCGTTGACGGTCGCCGCGATGGTCTCTGCAACAACGTTCTACCGAATCAAATCCCTGGATCGTGAAGCGTGGTCGGACGAGCTCACTGATGCATTGAAGGAAGGAGGAAACATCGCTGCCATCGTTGCTGCCGGTGGTGCGTTCGGCGGAATGCTCGCGGCCGCGGGTGTCGGCGAGTACATCGCCGGTGCGCTTCAAGAAGTCGGGTTGGGGCTCCTCATCACGGCTTGGATAATCGCCGCTGCCGTCCGTATCGCACAGGGATCCGCGACCGTCGCCATGCTAACGACCGCTGGAATCGTGGCACCGCTCACAGGCCAGCTCACTGTGAATCCGGCCTACCTGGTGATGGTCATTGGAGCAGGCGGCAACATCCTCTCGTGGTACAACGACGGCGGGTTCTGGATCATCACGGAGATCGGCGGGCTCACGCAGGCCGAGACTCTCAAGACTTGGACCGTCGTGACCACGCTCATATCCATATTTGGACTCGTGTTCACCTTGGCGTTCTCACAGGTGTTGCCTCTCACATGA